A stretch of Ipomoea triloba cultivar NCNSP0323 chromosome 11, ASM357664v1 DNA encodes these proteins:
- the LOC115996525 gene encoding uncharacterized protein LOC115996525 isoform X2 yields the protein MGVFSHNHILYMVGGYNTRKFKGTGNNRREVKDDDDAYGCIFRYEYEYDDRVHMFDPTKCHQIPVENIETLQNLGCAHTVLPKVIRAEDRIYLLSRKDDHFGYRIWSSKEHLDENVPLDFQYFDLNKKLFETLPPPPIRINLEMHLSVIGVKGHFFLRGYIYVFITDTTTCFETFKFSTKDSKWEDCKSFVDRFEERNIPFPFLHAGDMGVSDEFDDNTWILVSLHGKLPTAYRVRLSDTGDIDPISHRVLAEFKFSDADMPYSVHDWKQLADMGGERFCVMHTTSSGDFFIYVFEINFRLEHAIQTFESGDRSSNIIFSMKFNPYDTLPKGHVLTGFCIASAPLPASPDNEDQDKTPPRASPDNADQEDQNSSSCATELAVKTTII from the exons ATGGGAGTCTTTAGCCACAATCACATTTTATATATGGTTGGGGGCTACAATACACGAAAGTTTAAGGGTACGGGCAACAATAGACGAGAGGTTAAGGACGATGACGATGCCTATGGATGTATCTTTagatatgaatatgaatatgacGATCGTGTTCATATGTTTGATCCAACCAAGTGCCACCAAATTCCGGTTGAAAATATTGAAACACTTCAGAACTTAGGATGTGCACACACGGTGTTACCTAAAGTCATTCGAGCTGAGGATCGGATTTACCTGTTGTCACGTAAAGATGATCATTTTGGTTATAGAATTTGGTCTTCCAAAGAGCATCTTGACGAGAACGTGCCCTTGGATTTTCAATACTTTGATCTAAACAAGAAGTTGTTTGAAACCCTGCCACCCCCACCCATCCGAATTAATCTTGAAATGCACCTTAGTGTTATCGGTGTAAAGGGTCATTTTTTCCTTAgaggttatatatatgtgtttattaCAGACACTACGACTTGTTTTGAAACATTTAAGTTCAGCACCAAAGATTCAAAATGGGAGGATTGCAAGTCCTTTGTGGACAGATTTGAAGAGAGAAATATTCCTTTTCCCTTCTTGCATGCTGGCGATATGGGGGTTTCggatgaatttgatgataaCACTTGGATTCTAGTCTCCCTTCATGGTAAACTGCCCACTGCATATCGTGTTCGCCTTAGTGACACGGGTGATATTGATCCTATATCTCACAGGGTTCTAGCTGAATTTAAGTTTTCTGATGCTGATATGCCTTACTCAGTACATGATTGGAAACAATTAGCTGATATGGGAGGTGAAAGGTTTTGTGTGATGCACACTACTTCAAGTGGAGATTTTTTTATATACGTCTTCGAAATTAATTTTAGACTTGAACATGCCATTCAAACCTTTGAAAGTGGAGATCGTTcgtcaaatattattttcagtATGAAATTCAATCCTTATGACACCCTCCCTAAGGGGCATGTCCTTACCGGTTTCTGTATAGC CTCTGCTCCTCTTCCTGCATCTCCCGACAATGAAGACCAAGACAAGACTCCTCCTCGTGCATCTCCCGACAATGCAGACCAAGAAGACCAAAACTCCTCCTCCTGCGCCACTGA
- the LOC115996695 gene encoding histone deacetylase 6 — protein sequence MYSSTAESGGASLPSTGTDAKKRRVSYFYEPTIGDYYYGQGHPMKPHRIRMAHNLVVHYSLHRRMEISRPFPADAVDIRRFHSPDYVDFLASVSPETLHDHTHSRHLKRFNVGEDCPVFDGLFKFCQASAGGSIGAAVKLNRQDADIAINWAGGLHHAKKSEASGFCYVNDIVLGILELLKYHRRVLYVDIDIHHGDGVEEAFFTTDRVMTASFHKFGDFFPGTGHIKDIGVGLGKYYALNVPLNDGMDDESFRSLFRPIIQKVMEVYQPDAVVLQCGADSLAGDRLGCFNLSVKGHADCLHFLRSFNVPLMVLGGGGYTIRNVARCWCYETAVAVGVEPDNKLPYNEYYEYFGPDYTLHVEPHPMENQNSPRDLEKIRNMLLEQLSELPHAPSVPFQMTPSTIEVPEEREEDMDQRRNPRIWNGDEYFSDGEEDEKPRLRRSSDANMTPKKNSNMREYFDGMDDDMIDADN from the exons ATGTACTCTTCAACGGCAGAGAGCGGCGGCGCGTCGCTCCCCTCCACTGGAACCGATGCGAAGAAGCGGCGCGTGTCGTATTTCTATGAGCCGACAATCGGAGACTACTACTACGGACAGGGGCACCCGATGAAGCCCCACCGTATCCGTATGGCCCACAACCTAGTCGTCCATTATTCGCTCCACCGCCGCATGGAAATCAGTCGGCCGTTTCCGGCCGATGCGGTCGACATCCGCCGCTTTCACTCGCCGGACTATGTGGACTTTCTGGCTTCTGTCAGTCCCGAGACGCTCCACGACCACACTCACTCTCGCCATCTCAAGCGCTTCAACGTCGGCGAGGATTGCCCCGTCTTCGACGGGCTTTTTAAGTTCTGCCAAGCTTCGGCCGGCGGATCCATCGGCGCCGCCGTGAAGCTTAACCGCCAGGACGCTGACATAGCTATCAATTGGGCGGGGGGTTTGCATCATGCGAAGAAGAGCGAGGCTTCGGGCTTCTGCTATGTtaacgacatcgttttgggcATTCTCGAACTTCTGAAGTACCACAGG CGTGTGCTATATGTGGATATTGATATTCATCATGGGGATGGCGTTGAGGAGGCATTTTTCACCACCGACAGGGTAATGACTGCGTCTTTCCATAAATTTGGGGACTTCTTTCCTGGTACCGGCCACATCAAAGACATTGGTGTAGGTTTGGGGAAATACTATGCCCTCAATGTCCCACTGAATGATGGAATGGATGATGAAAGTTTTCGTAGTTTATTCCGTCCAATCATCCAAAAAGTCATGGAGGTTTATCAACCAGATGCTGTTGTTCTTCAGTGTGGAGCAGATTCTTTGGCTGGAGACAGGTTGGGGTGCTTCAACTTGTCCGTCAAAGGCCATGCTGATTGTCTCCATTTTCTCAGATCTTTTAATGTTCCTTTAATGGTGTTGGGTGGTGGAGGGTATACAATTCGAAATGTTGCCCGGTGCTGGTGCTATGAG ACAGCAGTAGCAGTGGGGGTTGAACCTGATAATAAATTGCCTTATAACGAGTACTATGAATATTTTGGTCCTGATTATACACTTCATGTTGAACCACATCCCATGGAGAATCAGAACTCACCACGGGATTTGGAGAAGATCAG GAATATGCTGCTCGAACAACTTTCTGAATTGCCACATGCACCTAGTGTTCCATTCCAGATGACTCCTTCCACTATTGAAGTTCCGGAAGAG AGAGAGGAAGATATGGATCAGAGACGTAACCCCCGGATTTGGAATGGCGATGAATATTTTTCCGATGGTGAGGAAGATGAAAAGCCTCGTCTACGCAGAAGTTCTGATGCTAATATGACGCCCAAGAAGAACTCTAACATGAG GGAATACTTTGATGGAATGGACGATGATATGATCGATGCAGATAACTAG